Proteins co-encoded in one Flavobacterium sp. M31R6 genomic window:
- the traN gene encoding conjugative transposon protein TraN, with product MKNHFRTLWAFALIIGFAISSFAQDSAKSSLTLGKIEPFCMEVTYDKTSHLIFPTAIRYVDLGSEYLIAGKAEDAENVLRVKASIREFAPETNFSVITNDGRFYSFNVHYNSCPEALSYDLLSMQKAVDKAGGNDVLFEELGNNSPSLAGLLLETIYKNDKRIVKHIGAKSFGIQFILKGIYIHNGKYYFHAELANRTNVPFQIDFINFKVVDKKIAKRTVVQEKPMIPLRTYRPLSEIDGKRTEQNVFLLDQFTIADDKMLLIEIFEKNGGRHQTLQVENSDLIKARLINDMHLKF from the coding sequence ATGAAAAATCATTTTAGAACCTTGTGGGCATTTGCCCTGATCATTGGCTTTGCCATTTCCTCTTTTGCACAGGACAGTGCAAAAAGTTCCCTTACTTTAGGTAAGATAGAACCGTTCTGTATGGAAGTTACTTATGACAAAACTTCACATCTGATTTTCCCAACTGCTATACGCTATGTGGATCTGGGCAGTGAATACCTTATTGCAGGAAAAGCAGAAGATGCGGAAAATGTACTTCGTGTAAAAGCATCGATAAGAGAGTTTGCACCAGAGACAAATTTTTCGGTGATTACCAATGACGGCCGCTTTTACAGCTTCAATGTACATTATAATTCATGCCCAGAGGCATTGAGTTATGACCTGCTATCAATGCAAAAGGCAGTGGATAAAGCGGGCGGGAACGATGTGCTTTTTGAAGAATTGGGAAACAATTCTCCATCTCTGGCAGGTTTGTTATTGGAAACCATTTACAAAAACGATAAACGTATTGTAAAGCATATCGGGGCGAAAAGTTTCGGCATACAGTTTATTCTCAAAGGAATTTACATCCATAATGGTAAATACTATTTCCATGCAGAACTCGCAAACCGTACCAATGTTCCTTTCCAGATTGATTTTATCAATTTCAAGGTAGTGGACAAAAAGATTGCAAAGCGAACCGTGGTACAGGAAAAGCCAATGATACCACTACGCACTTACAGGCCACTGAGTGAGATTGACGGAAAAAGAACTGAACAAAATGTGTTCCTATTAGACCAGTTTACCATTGCCGATGACAAGATGTTGTTGATTGAGATTTTTGAGAAAAACGGTGGTAGACATCAAACACTTCAAGTAGAAAATTCCGATTTGATCAAGGCTCGTTTGATTAACGATATGCACCTGAAATTTTAG
- a CDS encoding TraG family conjugative transposon ATPase yields MRNVAKTTTLENKFPLLAVENNCILSKDADITACFEVRLPELFTVASAEYEAIHSAWHKAIKTLPDYTVVHKQDWYIKENYAPDIADDSLSFLGKSYQQHFNERPFLNHYCYLFLTKTTKERMRMQSNFSSLCKGALIPKEIRDKEVIHRFMEAVGQFERIANDSGFIGLRRLTEEDVIGTDEKQGLLEQYLKLSREVGTPMQDIGLGAEEVRVGNKRLCLHTLSDTDDLPSAVSADTRYEKLSTDRSDCRLSFAAPVGLLLNCNHIYNQYLFLDNSEDNLQKFEKSARNMHSLARYSRANQINKEWIERYLNEAHSFGLSSIRAHFNIMAWSDDPSEFKQLKNDCGSALALMECKPRHNTTDVATLYWAGMPGNAGDFPSEESFYTFIEPALCLFTEETNYHNSPSPFGIKMADRLTGKPIHLDISDLPMKRGIITNRNKFILGPSGSGKSFFTNHMVRQYYEQGAHVLLVDTGNSYQGLCELIKGKTKGEDGVYFTYTEDNPIAFNPFYTDDGIFDIEKRESIKTLIVTLWKRDDEPPTRSEEVALSNAVSGYIERIKQDDTYPSFNGFYEYVQGDYRKVLEEKQVREKDFDIANFLNVLEPYYKGGEYDYLLNSDKQLDLLSKRFIVFEIDAIKDHKILFPIVTIIIMEVFINKMRRLKGIRKLILIEEAWKAIAKEGMAEYIKYLFKTVRKFFGEAIVVTQEVDDIIQSPIVKESIINNSDCKILLDQRKYMNKFDDIQAMLGLTDKEKAQVLSINMNNDPSRLYKEVWIGLGGTHSAVYATEVSVEEYLAYTTEETEKMEVMRLTGELDGNVEQAIKRIALQRREK; encoded by the coding sequence ATGAGAAATGTAGCCAAAACCACAACACTGGAAAATAAGTTTCCCTTACTTGCGGTAGAAAACAATTGTATTCTATCAAAGGATGCAGACATTACCGCTTGTTTTGAAGTACGTTTGCCGGAACTGTTCACGGTGGCTTCTGCTGAATATGAAGCTATTCATTCCGCTTGGCACAAAGCAATCAAGACGTTGCCCGATTATACAGTTGTCCATAAACAGGACTGGTACATCAAGGAAAACTATGCGCCCGACATTGCGGATGATAGTTTGAGTTTTTTGGGTAAATCTTATCAGCAGCATTTTAATGAACGTCCTTTTCTTAATCATTACTGCTACCTGTTCCTAACCAAGACAACTAAGGAAAGAATGCGAATGCAGAGCAATTTTTCATCGCTTTGCAAAGGTGCTCTTATACCAAAAGAAATCAGGGACAAGGAAGTGATCCATCGTTTCATGGAAGCCGTTGGACAATTTGAACGTATTGCAAATGACAGCGGATTTATCGGTTTGCGACGTCTTACAGAAGAGGATGTCATTGGTACGGATGAAAAACAGGGGTTATTGGAACAGTATCTAAAGCTGTCGAGGGAGGTCGGGACACCAATGCAGGACATCGGATTGGGAGCTGAGGAAGTACGTGTTGGCAACAAAAGATTGTGCCTGCATACCTTATCCGATACAGACGACCTACCTTCGGCAGTATCAGCAGATACTCGTTACGAAAAACTATCTACCGACCGGAGCGACTGCCGTTTGTCGTTTGCTGCTCCAGTGGGCTTGTTGCTAAACTGCAATCACATCTACAACCAATATCTGTTTTTGGATAACAGTGAAGACAATCTGCAAAAGTTTGAGAAGTCTGCAAGGAATATGCATTCATTGGCTCGTTACAGCCGTGCCAACCAGATCAATAAAGAATGGATAGAGCGATACTTGAACGAAGCACACAGTTTTGGGCTATCCTCCATCAGGGCACACTTCAACATCATGGCTTGGTCGGATGACCCGAGTGAATTTAAACAGTTAAAGAACGACTGCGGTAGTGCTTTGGCACTTATGGAATGCAAGCCCCGTCATAATACCACCGATGTAGCTACGCTCTACTGGGCAGGAATGCCGGGAAATGCTGGCGATTTTCCAAGTGAAGAAAGCTTTTATACGTTCATTGAGCCTGCTTTATGCTTATTCACTGAAGAAACCAACTATCACAATTCGCCATCGCCATTTGGGATCAAGATGGCAGACCGTCTGACCGGAAAGCCAATCCATCTGGATATTTCCGATTTGCCAATGAAGCGTGGTATTATCACGAACCGGAACAAGTTTATATTGGGACCTTCGGGAAGCGGTAAATCTTTCTTTACCAACCACATGGTCAGGCAATACTATGAGCAAGGCGCGCACGTCCTGCTTGTTGATACAGGTAACTCTTATCAGGGATTATGTGAACTTATCAAAGGAAAAACCAAAGGAGAAGATGGGGTTTACTTCACTTACACTGAAGACAATCCCATTGCCTTTAATCCTTTCTATACCGATGACGGCATTTTTGATATCGAAAAAAGAGAAAGCATAAAAACCCTGATAGTGACCTTATGGAAGCGCGATGATGAGCCGCCGACCCGCTCCGAAGAAGTAGCATTGTCCAATGCAGTAAGCGGTTATATCGAACGCATCAAGCAGGATGATACCTATCCTTCTTTCAATGGATTCTATGAATATGTTCAGGGCGATTACCGTAAGGTATTGGAAGAAAAACAGGTTCGGGAAAAAGACTTTGATATTGCCAACTTCCTGAACGTACTGGAACCTTATTACAAAGGAGGCGAATACGATTACCTGCTCAATTCCGATAAACAGTTAGATCTGCTTTCCAAACGCTTCATTGTGTTTGAAATTGATGCAATCAAAGACCACAAAATCCTCTTCCCAATCGTGACCATCATCATCATGGAGGTGTTCATTAACAAGATGAGAAGACTCAAAGGTATCCGCAAACTCATACTGATTGAAGAGGCTTGGAAAGCTATAGCCAAAGAGGGAATGGCTGAATATATAAAGTACCTCTTCAAAACGGTTAGGAAGTTTTTCGGTGAAGCTATAGTAGTGACACAGGAAGTAGATGACATCATCCAGTCGCCCATTGTGAAGGAAAGTATTATCAACAATTCCGATTGTAAAATCCTGCTCGACCAGCGCAAGTACATGAACAAGTTTGATGACATACAGGCTATGCTCGGACTTACGGATAAGGAGAAGGCACAGGTACTTTCCATCAACATGAACAATGACCCGTCACGGCTTTATAAGGAAGTGTGGATTGGCTTGGGTGGAACCCATTCGGCGGTATATGCCACAGAAGTTTCCGTTGAAGAATATCTCGCCTATACCACCGAGGAAACGGAAAAAATGGAAGTGATGCGGCTTACTGGTGAACTGGATGGAAATGTAGAGCAGGCTATCAAGCGAATAGCCCTGCAAAGAAGAGAAAAGTAA
- a CDS encoding DUF4133 domain-containing protein, whose translation MNYNINKGIGRTVEFKGLKAQYLFIFAGGLLGTLTLVMIMYMAGVNSYICLLLGSGGASLIVWQTFSLNKKYGEHGLMKIGARKRHPRYIICRKPLHRYLKFTSKSNGL comes from the coding sequence ATGAATTACAATATTAATAAAGGCATCGGAAGAACAGTAGAATTTAAGGGGTTGAAAGCACAATACTTGTTCATTTTCGCAGGCGGACTGCTTGGTACACTGACCCTTGTAATGATAATGTATATGGCTGGCGTAAATTCTTACATCTGCCTGTTGCTTGGATCAGGCGGTGCTTCGCTGATTGTATGGCAGACCTTTTCATTGAACAAAAAATATGGGGAACACGGGCTGATGAAAATTGGGGCAAGAAAAAGACACCCACGATACATCATCTGTCGCAAGCCGTTACACCGCTATTTAAAGTTCACTTCTAAATCGAATGGCTTATGA
- a CDS encoding nitrogen regulatory IIA protein, translating to MKKLRATMERYFDKLDERWRVLPIQKQHQCMLCFFVGYLLLTAGVIGKVWYETSKSRNDIGIEHIENPIHKKNESPALLQDTLSTILKNKIYERK from the coding sequence ATGAAAAAATTAAGAGCAACTATGGAAAGGTACTTTGACAAGCTGGATGAACGTTGGCGGGTATTGCCAATACAAAAACAGCATCAATGTATGCTGTGCTTCTTTGTGGGTTATCTGTTACTTACTGCGGGGGTCATTGGCAAAGTATGGTATGAAACTTCAAAGTCCCGTAACGATATAGGCATTGAGCATATCGAGAACCCCATCCACAAAAAAAATGAAAGTCCTGCACTCTTGCAGGATACATTATCAACAATTTTAAAAAATAAGATTTATGAAAGAAAATGA
- a CDS encoding conjugal transfer protein TraO, producing MKKYIYTMMFAFMGITITQAQRMLPKQKGLEVNAGTLSNDYPSRNYYLNIGMTVNGKNGNYQLWALEYTHQFDDYKNLRLPQETYTAEGGYSFFLLGDARKNISLNAGITGVLGYESINRGEAQLYDGSIILTEDNFIYGTGGRLSFEAYLSDRCVLILQGRTKVLWGTDLEQFRTSVGLGLRINF from the coding sequence ATGAAAAAGTATATTTATACGATGATGTTTGCCTTTATGGGTATTACTATCACACAGGCACAACGAATGTTGCCTAAACAGAAAGGATTGGAAGTAAACGCTGGAACCTTATCAAATGACTATCCCAGCAGGAACTACTACCTCAATATAGGTATGACCGTAAACGGTAAAAACGGCAATTATCAGCTTTGGGCATTGGAATATACGCACCAGTTTGATGACTATAAAAACCTCCGATTACCACAGGAAACCTACACAGCCGAAGGGGGATACAGTTTCTTTCTGCTGGGTGATGCCCGTAAGAACATTAGCCTGAATGCAGGAATAACTGGTGTGTTGGGGTATGAAAGCATTAACCGTGGCGAAGCTCAGTTGTATGACGGGTCAATAATACTGACTGAGGACAATTTTATCTATGGTACAGGCGGAAGGCTGTCTTTTGAAGCATACCTATCCGACCGTTGTGTATTGATCCTTCAGGGGCGTACTAAAGTTTTGTGGGGTACTGACTTGGAACAGTTCCGAACTTCAGTAGGTCTGGGATTGAGGATTAACTTCTAA
- a CDS encoding Crp/Fnr family transcriptional regulator: MTLLFQYFSKYNPLSKEAENAISEICSIIKINKNQELQTIGHTCKTIYFLNTGTARIYYYKDGIDITESFAFENNIIARVESLFTGKPSRKAIQILEDSEIVAINATQLFKLYDTYPEIERLFRKIFEVAYVDTVNRIEGIQFHTAEERYTSLILEEPNVLKKVPLKHIASYLGITQVSLSRIRAIK; this comes from the coding sequence ATGACTTTGCTTTTCCAATACTTTAGTAAATACAATCCACTTTCCAAAGAAGCAGAAAATGCTATTTCTGAAATATGTTCTATTATAAAAATTAATAAAAATCAAGAATTACAAACAATTGGTCATACTTGCAAAACTATTTATTTTCTAAACACAGGAACAGCAAGGATTTATTATTACAAAGATGGAATTGATATTACAGAAAGCTTTGCTTTTGAAAACAATATTATCGCAAGAGTTGAAAGTTTATTTACAGGAAAGCCATCTCGAAAGGCAATACAAATTTTAGAGGATAGTGAAATCGTAGCAATAAATGCTACTCAACTTTTTAAATTGTACGACACATATCCTGAAATTGAAAGATTATTTAGAAAAATATTTGAAGTTGCTTATGTAGATACTGTAAATAGAATTGAAGGAATTCAATTTCATACGGCAGAGGAAAGATATACTTCTTTGATTTTAGAAGAACCAAATGTTTTAAAAAAAGTTCCTCTAAAACATATAGCATCTTATTTAGGAATTACCCAAGTTAGTTTGAGTAGAATAAGAGCAATTAAGTAA
- a CDS encoding MBL fold metallo-hydrolase: MTHIKTIDTKTLRDWLEIGKEVSIIDIRPIQERVEWHIPQSIHVNAYEKLKTKDKYAFQGLHLEKHIPVVVICAGGKASLIGAEILQDQGFDAYSLESGMKGWSLSWNTAKITFPNFEIIQLRRTGKGCLSYIVVSNNEAIIVDASLPIEVYEQILKQENLTLKYVAETHIHADHISRSKQLAENNNVSLFLPHPNNVTFDYEPINNNTFFELGNIQIVSLKSPGHTLESTTFFIDEKALLTGDTLFINGVGRPDLKANNDEAIEKTKNLYQSLQTLLALDENSVVLPSHTSQPVEFDNQPIQTTIGFIKNNVAMLQLNEKDFTDTILNRIPPTPTNYLEIVALNLKGDFSTINPIDLEAGANRCAIS; the protein is encoded by the coding sequence ATGACACATATAAAAACAATTGACACAAAAACACTTCGAGATTGGCTAGAAATAGGTAAAGAGGTTTCTATAATTGATATTAGACCAATACAAGAACGAGTAGAATGGCATATTCCACAAAGTATTCACGTTAATGCTTACGAAAAATTAAAAACAAAAGATAAATATGCTTTTCAAGGTTTGCACCTTGAAAAGCATATTCCTGTTGTTGTAATTTGCGCAGGCGGGAAGGCAAGTTTGATTGGTGCTGAAATATTACAAGACCAAGGTTTTGATGCTTATTCTTTAGAAAGTGGTATGAAAGGTTGGAGTTTGTCTTGGAATACCGCTAAAATTACTTTTCCAAATTTTGAAATCATCCAATTAAGACGAACTGGAAAAGGCTGTCTTTCTTATATTGTAGTTTCAAATAATGAAGCAATTATAGTTGATGCTTCACTTCCAATCGAAGTATATGAGCAAATTTTAAAGCAAGAAAATCTTACTCTAAAATATGTTGCTGAAACTCATATTCACGCTGACCACATTTCAAGGTCAAAACAATTAGCAGAAAATAATAATGTTTCTTTATTTCTTCCGCATCCAAACAATGTGACTTTTGACTATGAACCGATAAATAATAATACATTTTTTGAATTAGGAAACATTCAGATAGTGTCTTTAAAATCTCCAGGACATACTTTAGAAAGTACTACTTTTTTTATAGATGAAAAAGCACTACTAACAGGAGATACTTTATTCATTAATGGAGTGGGAAGACCGGACTTAAAAGCCAATAACGACGAAGCAATAGAAAAAACAAAAAATCTATATCAATCATTACAAACATTGTTAGCACTTGATGAAAATAGTGTTGTTTTGCCTTCACATACAAGTCAACCGGTTGAATTTGACAATCAACCTATTCAAACAACTATTGGTTTTATAAAAAATAATGTAGCAATGCTACAACTAAATGAAAAAGATTTTACAGATACTATTTTAAATCGTATTCCACCAACTCCAACTAACTATTTAGAAATTGTAGCATTAAATTTAAAAGGAGATTTCAGTACTATAAATCCAATTGATTTAGAAGCTGGAGCAAACAGATGTGCAATTTCTTAA
- the traK gene encoding conjugative transposon protein TraK, protein MEFKTLRNIENSFRQIRLYAIVFAILCTGVAGYTIWQSYHFAEQQRQKIYVLDNGKSLMLALAQDASINRPVEAREHVRRFHELFFTLAPDKNAIESNMRRAFNLADKSAFDYYKDLSEKGYYNRIISGNVQQRIEVDSVVCNFDTYPYAVRTYAKQFIIRSSNVTKRNLITSCYLVNSVRSDNNPQGFNIEKFSVVENKDIEVIER, encoded by the coding sequence ATGGAATTTAAAACGCTAAGAAATATCGAAAACAGTTTCAGGCAGATAAGATTGTACGCTATCGTTTTTGCTATACTCTGCACAGGAGTGGCAGGATATACCATATGGCAGTCCTATCATTTTGCGGAGCAACAACGGCAGAAAATTTATGTACTGGACAATGGAAAATCGCTGATGCTAGCACTTGCACAGGATGCATCTATCAACCGTCCTGTCGAAGCAAGGGAACATGTAAGACGTTTTCACGAACTGTTCTTTACGCTGGCTCCCGATAAGAATGCTATCGAAAGTAATATGAGACGGGCGTTTAATCTTGCCGATAAAAGTGCCTTTGATTATTACAAAGACCTTTCGGAAAAGGGATATTACAACCGTATTATATCAGGTAATGTGCAGCAGCGTATCGAAGTGGATAGTGTGGTCTGCAATTTTGACACCTATCCCTATGCGGTCCGCACCTATGCGAAACAGTTCATCATCCGTTCCAGCAATGTGACCAAACGTAATCTGATTACTTCCTGCTATCTGGTCAATTCCGTCCGTTCGGACAATAACCCGCAGGGCTTCAATATAGAAAAATTTTCAGTGGTCGAAAACAAGGACATTGAAGTTATCGAACGCTAA
- the traM gene encoding conjugative transposon protein TraM encodes MKENENKKTVVRVTEGNPAATDEVLQYSTQDKVQRLKKPLIFGLMGVVFVGCMYLIFKPSSEKKEIEKIGLNEVVPQATGAGMPDDKGKAYEEEMLERKNQEKRNDLTSLSDYWNEDGKGETGEELPEEEESYSNANGSGKNSNPALNSYRNVQSTLGSFYKDDNSETKELRKQLEELKEKLAEKDVPAGVTVDNQLALMEKSYQMAAKYLPSGTNTGEAVPANSAVSKSSSSTQKEQFVAFSSTRKNTVSALCREPSDSVFLADWSQNKNSRFYTAGALEQVVQPKNSIKACVQETQTIIGESSVRLRLLEPAQTPNRTISKGTILTANAKLEGGRLQMKVISIELDGNIILVDITIYDLDGQQGLYVPYSPEMNALSEMAGNMSQQSGTSLMLTQSAGQQVAADLSRGVVQGISGYFSKKVKTPKVTLKAGHQLFLVSKK; translated from the coding sequence ATGAAAGAAAATGAGAACAAAAAAACGGTCGTTCGGGTAACGGAAGGGAACCCAGCAGCAACCGATGAGGTACTGCAATACAGTACACAGGATAAAGTCCAAAGGCTAAAAAAGCCGCTGATATTTGGTTTAATGGGAGTCGTATTTGTAGGCTGTATGTACCTGATCTTTAAACCGTCTTCCGAGAAAAAGGAAATCGAGAAAATCGGACTGAACGAGGTCGTGCCACAGGCTACGGGTGCAGGAATGCCTGACGATAAGGGTAAGGCATATGAAGAGGAAATGCTGGAACGTAAGAATCAGGAAAAACGGAACGATCTCACATCTCTTTCTGATTACTGGAATGAAGACGGAAAAGGAGAGACGGGAGAGGAGCTGCCTGAAGAGGAAGAAAGCTACAGTAATGCCAACGGATCTGGAAAAAACAGTAATCCAGCTTTGAACAGTTACCGCAACGTGCAAAGTACATTGGGCTCTTTTTATAAGGACGATAATTCTGAAACGAAGGAACTCCGTAAGCAATTGGAAGAATTAAAGGAAAAACTGGCTGAGAAAGACGTTCCTGCGGGAGTAACGGTAGATAATCAATTGGCATTGATGGAGAAATCTTATCAGATGGCTGCAAAATATCTTCCTTCTGGTACAAATACGGGAGAAGCTGTACCAGCCAATAGTGCTGTTTCTAAGTCTTCTTCCTCTACACAAAAAGAGCAGTTTGTGGCATTCAGTTCTACAAGAAAGAACACCGTATCTGCCTTGTGCCGTGAGCCTAGCGATAGTGTCTTTTTAGCTGATTGGAGTCAAAACAAGAACAGCCGTTTTTATACTGCAGGTGCTTTAGAGCAAGTGGTACAACCCAAAAACAGTATCAAAGCCTGTGTACAGGAAACGCAGACCATTATCGGTGAAAGCAGTGTACGCCTCCGCTTATTGGAACCGGCCCAAACACCTAATCGTACCATTTCCAAAGGAACAATTTTAACGGCTAACGCCAAACTTGAGGGAGGACGTTTACAGATGAAGGTTATTTCCATAGAATTGGACGGAAACATCATCCTGGTTGATATTACTATTTATGATCTGGACGGCCAGCAGGGTTTGTATGTGCCGTATTCGCCCGAAATGAATGCCCTTAGCGAAATGGCAGGCAATATGAGCCAGCAATCCGGTACAAGCCTGATGCTTACCCAATCAGCAGGGCAACAGGTTGCCGCTGATTTGAGCCGTGGGGTAGTACAGGGCATTTCGGGCTATTTCTCCAAAAAAGTGAAGACACCGAAAGTTACCTTAAAGGCAGGTCATCAACTGTTTCTTGTCTCCAAAAAATAA
- the traJ gene encoding conjugative transposon protein TraJ gives MEFDNLHEVLRSLYDEMLPLSADMAAVAKGVAGLGALFYIAIKVWQALSRAEPIDVYPLLRPFALGLCIMFFPTMVLGTINAILSPIVQGMHAILENQVLDLNDLQTKKDLLEREAMLRNPENAYLVSNEEFDKKLEELGWSPSDLVTMSGMYMERGMYSIEQSVKNWFRELLEILFQAAALVIDTIRTFFLIVLSILGPIAFAISVWDGFQSTLTQWLTRYISVYLWLPVADLFSSMLAKIQSLIIERDIEMLADPTFIPDTSNTVYVIFMIIGIVGYFTIPTVTGWIIQAGGAGNYMKQIESYGKKAGNLAGAGAGSAIGNIGGRLMSK, from the coding sequence ATGGAATTTGATAATCTTCACGAGGTTCTGCGCTCCTTGTATGATGAGATGCTTCCACTGTCCGCCGATATGGCGGCAGTGGCTAAAGGAGTGGCTGGCTTGGGCGCCTTATTCTATATAGCTATAAAGGTGTGGCAGGCACTAAGCCGGGCAGAGCCGATAGATGTGTATCCTTTACTACGTCCTTTTGCTTTGGGTCTTTGCATCATGTTTTTCCCTACTATGGTACTTGGAACAATCAATGCAATCCTTAGTCCGATAGTGCAAGGGATGCATGCCATCCTCGAAAATCAGGTGCTTGACCTGAACGACCTACAGACAAAAAAGGATTTGTTGGAACGGGAAGCTATGCTTCGAAATCCTGAAAACGCCTATTTGGTATCTAACGAAGAGTTCGATAAAAAGCTGGAAGAATTGGGCTGGTCGCCATCTGATTTAGTTACTATGTCAGGAATGTATATGGAAAGAGGAATGTACAGCATTGAGCAGTCTGTAAAAAACTGGTTCAGGGAATTGCTGGAAATCCTATTTCAGGCAGCAGCTCTGGTGATTGACACGATACGCACTTTCTTTCTGATTGTATTGTCTATACTCGGACCAATTGCCTTTGCCATATCGGTCTGGGATGGTTTTCAATCCACGCTCACGCAATGGCTTACCAGATACATCAGCGTGTATTTATGGTTGCCAGTAGCAGACCTGTTCAGCTCTATGCTTGCCAAGATACAATCCCTCATTATAGAAAGAGATATCGAAATGCTTGCTGATCCGACATTCATTCCCGACACCTCAAATACTGTGTATGTGATTTTTATGATCATTGGCATAGTGGGGTACTTCACCATTCCGACCGTAACAGGCTGGATTATTCAGGCCGGCGGGGCTGGAAACTATATGAAGCAAATAGAGAGCTATGGAAAGAAAGCAGGAAACCTTGCAGGAGCGGGAGCCGGTTCAGCAATAGGAAATATCGGCGGCAGGCTAATGAGCAAATAA
- a CDS encoding DUF4141 domain-containing protein — MKKILFMVLTVLMLAVSPSAKAQWVVTDPANLASGILNSANEIVQTSNTVSNVVKNFKEVEKVYKQGKEYYDKLQAVNNLVKDARKVQQTVLLVGDVSEMYVQNFGKMMNDPNFSAQELIAIANGYAALLNESTELLKELKQIVSSSSLSLNDKERMDIIDRVYKEIKEYHSLVRYYTNKNISVSFVRAKKQNNSKRVLELYGTANQKYW, encoded by the coding sequence ATGAAAAAAATACTATTCATGGTGTTGACAGTACTAATGCTGGCTGTATCACCATCCGCAAAAGCCCAATGGGTGGTTACCGATCCTGCAAACCTGGCTTCAGGTATTCTTAACAGTGCCAATGAAATTGTACAGACTTCAAACACGGTATCCAATGTTGTCAAAAATTTCAAGGAAGTGGAAAAGGTATATAAACAGGGCAAAGAATACTACGACAAGCTACAAGCTGTAAATAATCTAGTCAAAGATGCACGCAAGGTACAGCAAACAGTACTGCTGGTTGGTGATGTGTCAGAAATGTATGTGCAGAATTTTGGAAAAATGATGAACGATCCCAATTTTTCTGCCCAAGAATTAATTGCTATTGCCAATGGTTATGCAGCACTGCTTAACGAAAGTACCGAACTGCTGAAAGAACTCAAACAGATCGTAAGTTCTTCCAGCTTGTCTTTGAATGACAAAGAACGTATGGATATTATTGACCGTGTATACAAAGAAATTAAGGAATACCACAGCCTTGTACGCTATTACACGAACAAAAATATCTCAGTAAGTTTTGTTAGGGCAAAAAAGCAGAACAATAGCAAAAGAGTACTTGAACTCTACGGAACCGCTAACCAAAAATACTGGTAA
- a CDS encoding DUF3872 domain-containing protein, giving the protein MTAFFNRFKIGLLPMYVLLAILTSSVTSCSKGELEIQNDFPFEVKMMPVPKEIANGNTVEIRLTIQSTGNYSNIQYFIRYFQFDGLGTLQYYDAPPYLPNDLYQLPTKEFRLYYTSKSTVSQSFEVWISDNFGNEKQLSFQLNSSD; this is encoded by the coding sequence ATGACAGCATTTTTCAATAGATTCAAAATAGGCTTACTGCCAATGTATGTATTGCTGGCAATCCTGACAAGCTCTGTTACATCTTGTAGCAAAGGCGAACTGGAAATACAAAATGATTTCCCTTTTGAGGTAAAGATGATGCCCGTACCTAAAGAAATTGCTAATGGCAATACAGTGGAGATTAGGCTGACGATACAGTCAACAGGGAATTATAGTAACATACAATACTTTATTCGTTACTTTCAATTTGACGGACTGGGAACTTTGCAGTATTATGATGCTCCACCATATCTGCCCAACGATTTGTACCAATTACCTACAAAAGAGTTTAGGTTGTATTACACTTCGAAATCCACCGTCTCTCAATCCTTTGAAGTATGGATTTCGGATAACTTTGGTAACGAGAAACAACTAAGTTTTCAGTTAAACAGCAGTGATTAA